The Klebsiella quasivariicola region ACGCGCTGGTAGCCCGCTTCCAGCCAGGTGGAGTGCACGTCGTTCCAGAAGTACATCGGCCGGACGATGGCGCCGTAGTTTTTACGGTTGTCGGTGTTGTCCTTGCCGTTGTCGTAGTCATGGAAGGCCAGCAGGTATTCGATCTGCGCCTGCTGGGTGAACTTATGGTTGCCCTCGAAGCTGGCGTAGACCGTGGTCAGGTCGTCGGTTTTGTTGTAGACGCTGTTATCCGAGTTGTCGGAGTAGCGCAGGATCACCTTGTTCACCCCGCTGTCGTTGGTGTGGCTCAGCACCAGCCCGCCCTGCCAGGCTTCGAGGCGGGCGTCGCTGTCCACCGCCTTCGAATCAAAGCCGTAGTTGGCGTACACCTCGACGTCGATCGGCCCGGCTTTGATGTTGTGGGTTTTGGTGGTCAGCGCGTAGTGGCCGTTGTCGCCAGTGTCGGAGCTGCCGGTACAGGTGATGCGCGACGGGTTAGTCTCGTCGGCCATCACTTCCGGGCTACAGGATTTCACCTGCGACACCGCCGCCACGTCGAACTGCACGCCGCCGATATCAAAGTTCTTCACCCCGGCGCCCTGGCCGTCGTGGTTCATCCAGAAGTAGTCGTTGATCCCCTGTTGCGGACGCTGGTGGAAGTCGCGCCCGGCCCAGATATAGGCGTTGGGGTTGGATTCGAGGACGTTGGTGACGCCGACGTAGGCCTTCTTCAGGTTAACTTCATCGCTCCAGTGGTCGAACATCACGTTGAGATCCCAGATAGCCCCCTGCGCGCTTTTGAAGGCCTTGCTGATCTGGAATTCACCGCCGTTGCTTTCGTTGCCCAGACGGCCGATCGCTGAGGCGCCGTTATAGGAGCCGTCGACGCCGACATATTTCTGGTCGCCGGTCTGGAAGTGGGCGCCATAGCGGGCGTAGCCGCTGAACTTGAGGCCGAACGGAATGGCCATATCCGGCGAGGCG contains the following coding sequences:
- a CDS encoding carbohydrate porin; the protein is MNTVKKLPLAMAVVAALCPISVMAQEFTQEQINAIVAKAVDKALADRQAKIDAAADKKVDVITNPQTTAASPDMAIPFGLKFSGYARYGAHFQTGDQKYVGVDGSYNGASAIGRLGNESNGGEFQISKAFKSAQGAIWDLNVMFDHWSDEVNLKKAYVGVTNVLESNPNAYIWAGRDFHQRPQQGINDYFWMNHDGQGAGVKNFDIGGVQFDVAAVSQVKSCSPEVMADETNPSRITCTGSSDTGDNGHYALTTKTHNIKAGPIDVEVYANYGFDSKAVDSDARLEAWQGGLVLSHTNDSGVNKVILRYSDNSDNSVYNKTDDLTTVYASFEGNHKFTQQAQIEYLLAFHDYDNGKDNTDNRKNYGAIVRPMYFWNDVHSTWLEAGYQRVDYDQGGDNHGWKLTLSQNIAIGMGPEFRPMLRFYVTGGQVDNEHTAKVNNTKDQQLDSLNVGGMFEAWF